One genomic region from Thermoleptolyngbya sichuanensis A183 encodes:
- the lhgO gene encoding L-2-hydroxyglutarate oxidase, whose amino-acid sequence MYDFAIIGGGIVGLSTAMALGRRYPDAKIVLFEKESRWAFHQTGNNSGVIHSGVYYKPGSFKAKFCRDGCQSMVAFCREHDIPHEVCGKVIVATEEHELPLLENLYQRGLQNGIQVARISAEEVREIEPHVNCLAGVRVFSTGIADYKQVCQKYAELVRAQGGELYLNTKVERIVDLTNGKAVETNNGTFEAKLLVNCAGLHSDRVAKMGGVDPEAKIVPFRGEYYELTPEKRYLVKGLIYPVPNPAFPFLGVHFTRMIDGSVHAGPNAVLSLKREGYKKTDFDLKDFAEVMTYPGFWKLAAKHADEGIQEIIRSFSKAAFVRSLQRLIPEVQSEDLVPTHAGVRAQALMNDGKLVDDFLIVKGKNSIHVCNAPSPAATSSLEIGKAVTEQIAEQFSPATSPVQAV is encoded by the coding sequence ATGTACGATTTTGCAATTATTGGCGGTGGCATCGTTGGTTTATCCACAGCAATGGCGCTGGGTCGTCGCTACCCAGATGCCAAGATTGTCCTGTTTGAGAAAGAAAGCCGGTGGGCCTTTCACCAAACGGGCAACAACAGCGGCGTGATTCACTCCGGCGTTTATTACAAACCGGGCAGCTTCAAGGCAAAGTTTTGCCGCGACGGCTGCCAGTCGATGGTGGCGTTTTGCCGCGAACATGACATCCCCCACGAGGTCTGCGGCAAGGTAATCGTGGCAACCGAGGAGCATGAGCTACCGCTGCTGGAAAATCTCTATCAGCGGGGTCTGCAAAACGGCATCCAGGTCGCCCGAATTTCGGCTGAAGAAGTGCGAGAGATTGAGCCGCATGTGAATTGTCTGGCTGGGGTGCGTGTATTTTCGACGGGCATTGCCGACTACAAGCAGGTCTGCCAGAAGTATGCAGAACTGGTGCGGGCCCAAGGCGGTGAGCTATATCTGAATACTAAGGTAGAGCGCATCGTTGACCTGACCAATGGAAAGGCAGTGGAAACCAACAACGGAACGTTTGAGGCGAAGCTGCTGGTGAACTGTGCTGGCCTGCACAGCGATCGCGTCGCCAAGATGGGCGGGGTCGATCCCGAAGCCAAGATTGTGCCCTTTCGGGGAGAATATTACGAACTCACGCCCGAAAAGCGCTATCTGGTAAAGGGGCTGATTTATCCCGTGCCCAACCCGGCGTTTCCGTTTCTAGGGGTTCACTTTACCCGCATGATCGACGGCAGCGTCCACGCCGGCCCAAACGCCGTGCTGAGTCTCAAGCGCGAGGGCTATAAGAAAACCGATTTTGACCTCAAGGATTTTGCTGAGGTGATGACCTACCCCGGCTTTTGGAAGCTGGCGGCAAAGCACGCTGACGAGGGCATCCAGGAAATCATCCGTTCATTTAGCAAGGCAGCCTTTGTGCGGAGCTTGCAGCGGCTCATCCCCGAAGTGCAGTCTGAGGATCTGGTGCCGACCCACGCGGGCGTGCGGGCCCAAGCGTTGATGAACGATGGCAAGCTCGTGGACGACTTCTTGATTGTGAAGGGGAAAAACTCCATCCACGTCTGCAATGCGCCGTCTCCGGCGGCGACCTCCTCGCTGGAGATTGGCAAGGCCGTCACCGAGCAGATTGCCGAACAGTTTTCGCCTGCCACGTCCCCTGTGCAAGCGGTCTAA
- a CDS encoding NAD-dependent epimerase/dehydratase family protein produces the protein MKVLVTGTEGYLGSLLAPLLMDRGFDVIGVDTGFYKVGWLYNGTDKTAKTLNKDIRHITLEDLEGVEAVVHMAELSNDPTGQLSPNITYDINHKGSVRLAELAKQAGVRRFVYMSSCSVYGVASTDVVSEETPVNPQTAYAECKTLVERDVKPMADDNFSPTFMRNATAFGASPRMRFDIVLNNLSGLAWTTKEIRMTSDGTPWRPLVHALDIAKSIICTLEAPRDIVHNQVFNVGDTANNYQVKQIAEIVAETFPGCQLSFGDNGSDNRSYRVSFEKINTQLPGFKCEWDARRGAEQLRKVFSQIDMTKEVFEARGFTRLKQLEYLIRTQQIDKDFFWS, from the coding sequence ATGAAAGTATTGGTCACTGGAACCGAAGGATATCTGGGCAGCCTTTTAGCACCGCTGTTGATGGATCGCGGCTTTGACGTGATTGGCGTAGACACAGGTTTTTATAAAGTCGGCTGGCTTTATAACGGCACAGATAAAACTGCGAAAACCTTAAACAAGGATATCCGCCACATTACGCTGGAAGACCTAGAAGGCGTAGAAGCCGTGGTTCACATGGCGGAACTGTCCAATGACCCCACGGGCCAGCTTTCCCCCAACATTACCTACGACATTAACCACAAGGGGTCTGTCCGCTTGGCAGAACTGGCCAAGCAGGCAGGGGTGCGCCGTTTTGTGTATATGTCCTCTTGCAGCGTATACGGAGTTGCCTCTACGGATGTCGTGTCGGAGGAAACCCCGGTCAACCCCCAAACGGCCTACGCTGAATGCAAAACGCTCGTGGAGCGTGATGTCAAGCCGATGGCCGACGACAACTTCTCGCCCACCTTCATGCGAAACGCGACTGCGTTTGGTGCGTCGCCCCGGATGCGCTTTGACATCGTGCTAAACAACCTGTCGGGTCTGGCTTGGACGACCAAAGAGATCAGAATGACCAGCGACGGTACGCCCTGGCGTCCGCTCGTCCACGCCCTTGACATCGCCAAGTCCATCATCTGCACGCTGGAAGCGCCGCGTGACATTGTTCATAATCAGGTCTTCAACGTGGGCGACACGGCGAATAACTATCAGGTCAAGCAGATTGCCGAGATCGTGGCAGAAACGTTCCCCGGCTGCCAGCTCAGCTTTGGCGACAACGGCTCAGACAACCGCAGCTATCGCGTGTCGTTTGAAAAGATCAACACCCAGCTTCCTGGTTTCAAATGCGAGTGGGATGCGCGTCGGGGTGCTGAGCAGCTTCGCAAGGTGTTTAGCCAGATCGACATGACGAAAGAGGTGTTTGAGGCTCGCGGCTTCACGCGCCTGAAGCAGCTTGAATACCTGATTCGCACGCAGCAAATCGACAAGGATTTCTTCTGGAGCTAG
- the rfbC gene encoding dTDP-4-dehydrorhamnose 3,5-epimerase: MIFTETKLKGAFIIDLDYREDHRGAFARTFCAKEFEAHGLKPTVAQCNLSFNHKAGTLRGMHYQIPPAAETKLVRCTRGAIYDVIIDMRPDSPTYRQHIGVELTAENRRALYIPEMFAHGYQALTDGAEVVYQVGEFYTPGYERGLRYDDPAFGIEWPMEVTVISEKDAAWALFENVAVGV, translated from the coding sequence ATGATTTTTACCGAAACCAAACTTAAGGGCGCGTTCATCATCGACCTGGACTATCGCGAAGATCATCGCGGCGCGTTTGCTCGCACCTTCTGTGCCAAGGAATTTGAGGCGCATGGGCTGAAGCCGACGGTGGCGCAATGCAACCTGTCGTTTAACCACAAGGCAGGCACTCTGCGCGGAATGCACTATCAGATTCCCCCGGCTGCGGAAACCAAGCTGGTTCGCTGCACGCGGGGCGCAATCTACGACGTGATTATCGATATGCGGCCCGATTCGCCGACCTACAGGCAGCATATCGGCGTGGAGTTGACGGCTGAAAATCGCCGTGCCCTGTACATACCAGAGATGTTTGCCCACGGCTATCAAGCCCTGACGGATGGGGCAGAGGTGGTGTACCAGGTTGGTGAATTCTACACCCCTGGCTATGAGCGCGGCCTCCGCTATGACGACCCAGCCTTTGGCATTGAGTGGCCGATGGAGGTGACCGTCATTTCTGAGAAGGACGCTGCTTGGGCGCTGTTTGAGAACGTTGCAGTAGGAGTATAG
- a CDS encoding NAD(P)H-dependent oxidoreductase, which yields MYIIDTALKTRQEAGNPIRVAMVGAGFMGRGIANQIVNSVPGMELVAIFNRSVEGAVRAYSEAGLDNIRTVKTLGELEDAIVQGVPAATDDAMLLCRAESIDAIIEVTGAIEFGAQVVLEAIAHKKHVVLMNAELDATIGPILKVYADRAGVVLSACDGDQPGVQMNLYRFVKSIGLTPLLCGNIKGLQDPYRNPTTQEGFAKQWGQKAHMVTSFADGTKISFEQAIVANATGMTVAKRGMYGYDFNRNADALVEQFNLKYTGHIDDCTKLYDVDELKSLGGIVDYVVGVRPGPGVFVFGTHDDPKQKHYLNLYKLGEGPLYSFYTPYHLCHFEVPLSVARVVLFQDAVLAPAAGPKVDVVATAKIDLKAGETLDGIGYYMTYGQCETAEITQAQRLLPMGLAEGCRLKRDIPRDQVLTYDDVELPAGRLCDKLRAEQDAYFAPAKVPVLI from the coding sequence CTGTATATCATAGACACCGCATTAAAGACTCGCCAGGAAGCGGGCAACCCGATTCGGGTGGCGATGGTGGGCGCGGGCTTCATGGGGCGCGGCATCGCCAATCAGATTGTGAATTCCGTTCCGGGTATGGAGCTGGTGGCAATTTTCAACCGCAGCGTAGAGGGTGCAGTTCGCGCCTACAGCGAAGCGGGTTTGGACAATATCCGCACGGTGAAGACGCTGGGTGAACTGGAAGATGCGATCGTCCAGGGGGTTCCCGCCGCAACGGATGACGCAATGCTGCTGTGTCGCGCCGAAAGCATTGATGCCATTATCGAGGTGACGGGCGCGATCGAGTTTGGCGCGCAGGTGGTGCTAGAGGCGATCGCCCACAAAAAGCACGTCGTGCTGATGAACGCCGAGCTAGACGCAACCATCGGCCCCATCCTCAAGGTCTATGCCGATCGGGCAGGCGTGGTGCTGTCGGCCTGCGATGGCGACCAGCCCGGCGTGCAAATGAACCTCTACCGCTTCGTCAAGAGCATCGGCCTCACCCCCTTGCTCTGCGGCAACATCAAGGGCCTGCAAGACCCCTACCGCAACCCCACCACCCAAGAAGGCTTTGCCAAGCAGTGGGGGCAAAAAGCCCATATGGTCACCAGCTTCGCCGACGGTACCAAGATTTCCTTTGAGCAGGCGATCGTTGCTAATGCCACAGGCATGACCGTTGCCAAACGCGGCATGTATGGCTACGACTTTAACCGCAATGCCGACGCGCTGGTTGAGCAGTTCAACCTGAAATACACCGGCCACATCGACGACTGCACCAAGCTGTATGACGTGGACGAGCTAAAGTCTCTGGGTGGCATTGTGGATTACGTTGTGGGCGTGCGTCCGGGCCCTGGCGTGTTTGTCTTCGGGACTCATGACGACCCGAAACAAAAGCACTATCTCAACCTGTACAAGCTTGGTGAAGGGCCGCTCTACAGCTTCTACACACCGTACCACCTCTGCCACTTTGAAGTGCCGCTGTCCGTTGCCCGCGTGGTGCTGTTCCAGGATGCGGTTCTCGCTCCTGCGGCGGGCCCCAAGGTGGATGTCGTTGCAACTGCCAAAATTGACCTGAAGGCCGGCGAAACCCTGGACGGCATCGGCTACTACATGACCTACGGCCAGTGCGAAACGGCGGAAATTACGCAGGCGCAGCGCCTACTGCCGATGGGCTTGGCAGAAGGGTGTCGTCTGAAGCGCGATATCCCCCGCGATCAGGTGCTGACCTACGATGATGTGGAACTTCCAGCCGGTCGCCTGTGCGACAAACTGCGGGCTGAGCAAGATGCCTACTTTGCCCCAGCCAAGGTTCCGGTATTGATTTAA
- a CDS encoding polysaccharide biosynthesis/export family protein, giving the protein MLFSYPETSFAPSQPKRPQQAPRRIVRAIAFGLVMLYTAPVLAQTAIPSSNASANVQPAAPMPPEGRPLPPNYESDYVLGAGDAVQIDIFNVPNLSGENARYSVLVDGSLNLPWIGKVNVRGLTLQEASDAIASRYAEFIREPIVTVTLLTPRPMRVAIVGEVNRPGAYTTGQSVGTGPAGQTTLETRGEARAGELRTVIEAIQTAGGITQLADVRNVEVRRPRLNGTEEVILVDLWAFLQSGNLQQNVTLRDGDTVIVPTATALNPDESQRLAAASFSPDTISVNVVGEVVRPGTVSVSPNTSLNQAILAAGGFDDVRASKGRVTLIRLNPDGTVARREIPVDLSANLNDETNPILRSNDIVVVSPSGRARTTDVLGVIGGAVGAVLNPIGALFNIFRTVDDINRD; this is encoded by the coding sequence ATGCTGTTTTCTTATCCTGAAACGTCGTTTGCCCCCAGTCAGCCCAAGCGACCCCAGCAAGCCCCTCGTCGGATTGTGCGGGCGATCGCCTTTGGGCTGGTGATGCTCTACACTGCCCCCGTTCTGGCGCAGACCGCCATTCCATCTTCTAATGCCAGCGCCAATGTCCAGCCTGCCGCACCGATGCCGCCGGAGGGCCGCCCACTGCCGCCCAACTACGAGTCCGATTATGTCCTGGGTGCAGGCGACGCAGTGCAAATTGACATTTTCAACGTGCCTAACCTGAGCGGCGAAAATGCCCGCTACTCGGTGCTGGTAGACGGTTCGCTGAACCTGCCGTGGATTGGCAAAGTCAATGTGCGGGGACTGACGCTGCAAGAGGCATCAGATGCGATCGCCAGCCGCTATGCCGAGTTTATTCGGGAGCCGATTGTGACGGTGACGCTGCTCACACCGCGCCCCATGCGAGTGGCGATCGTCGGCGAAGTGAACCGTCCAGGAGCCTATACAACAGGACAAAGCGTGGGAACAGGCCCAGCCGGACAGACCACGCTAGAAACCCGTGGCGAAGCCAGAGCGGGAGAACTTCGCACGGTTATTGAAGCAATTCAGACCGCAGGCGGCATTACGCAGCTTGCAGACGTGCGAAATGTGGAAGTTCGTCGCCCGCGCCTGAATGGCACCGAAGAGGTTATTTTGGTTGATTTGTGGGCGTTCTTGCAGTCTGGCAACTTGCAGCAAAATGTGACCCTGCGGGATGGCGATACGGTGATCGTGCCCACGGCAACGGCTTTGAATCCTGATGAAAGCCAACGTCTCGCTGCTGCTAGCTTCTCTCCCGACACGATTAGCGTCAATGTGGTGGGTGAAGTGGTTCGGCCGGGCACGGTTTCTGTTAGCCCAAACACATCTCTCAATCAGGCAATCCTGGCGGCGGGCGGGTTTGATGATGTTCGGGCTTCCAAGGGCCGGGTCACGCTGATCCGGCTAAATCCGGATGGAACTGTGGCTCGACGCGAAATTCCGGTAGACCTATCGGCTAACCTGAATGACGAAACCAACCCGATCCTGCGAAGCAATGACATTGTGGTGGTTAGTCCTTCGGGTCGGGCTAGGACGACCGATGTTCTGGGGGTAATTGGTGGGGCGGTTGGTGCGGTGCTGAACCCGATTGGCGCATTGTTCAATATTTTTCGCACGGTGGATGATATTAACCGCGATTAG
- the sds gene encoding solanesyl diphosphate synthase produces MTSVTSLFAPVDADLCQLTDNLKQLVGARHPILYAAAEHLFGAGGKRLRPAIVLLISRATSIPDITPRHRRLAEITEMIHTASLVHDDVVDEAELRRGVPTVHSSFGNRVAVLAGDFLFAQSSWYLANLDNLEVVKLLSQVIMDLAEGEIQQGLNRFDTGTSLEAYLDKSYYKTASLIANSAKAAGVLSDASSETCHHLYSYGRHIGLAFQIVDDLLDFTGSADALGKPAGSDLRSGNLTAPALYALEEKPYLEVLIEREFAQEGDLEQALALIEDSRGLERSRELANHHAQLAVQHISILPASESRQALIQLADYVLSRSH; encoded by the coding sequence ATGACCTCAGTCACCTCTCTCTTTGCACCTGTCGATGCCGATCTCTGTCAACTGACGGACAACTTAAAGCAACTGGTCGGTGCTCGCCATCCCATCCTCTACGCGGCAGCGGAGCACCTGTTTGGGGCGGGTGGAAAGCGTCTGAGACCAGCGATTGTGCTGCTCATTTCCAGAGCCACCAGCATCCCCGACATCACGCCCCGACACCGCCGCTTAGCTGAGATCACCGAGATGATCCACACTGCCAGCCTGGTTCACGACGATGTTGTGGATGAGGCAGAACTGCGGCGGGGTGTGCCGACGGTTCACAGCAGCTTTGGCAATCGGGTAGCAGTGCTGGCGGGTGACTTTCTGTTTGCACAGTCCTCATGGTATCTGGCAAATTTGGATAACCTGGAAGTAGTGAAGCTGCTGTCGCAGGTGATTATGGATCTTGCTGAAGGCGAGATTCAGCAGGGGCTAAATCGCTTTGACACTGGAACTAGCCTGGAAGCCTATCTCGACAAGAGCTATTACAAAACCGCGTCCCTTATTGCCAACAGTGCCAAGGCGGCAGGCGTGCTGAGTGATGCCTCATCAGAGACCTGTCACCATCTGTATAGTTATGGTCGCCATATCGGTCTAGCTTTTCAAATCGTGGATGACCTGCTAGATTTTACGGGTTCTGCTGATGCCCTGGGCAAGCCTGCGGGTTCCGATTTGCGAAGCGGCAACCTGACCGCTCCAGCGCTCTATGCCCTTGAGGAAAAACCTTATCTGGAAGTGCTAATCGAGCGGGAGTTTGCCCAAGAAGGCGATCTGGAACAGGCGCTAGCGCTGATTGAAGACAGTCGGGGATTAGAGCGATCGCGCGAGTTAGCCAACCACCATGCTCAGCTTGCCGTGCAGCACATTAGCATTTTGCCCGCTTCGGAGTCCCGTCAGGCGTTGATTCAATTGGCTGACTACGTGCTAAGCCGTAGCCATTGA